A window of the Candidatus Brocadiaceae bacterium genome harbors these coding sequences:
- a CDS encoding ABC transporter permease, whose amino-acid sequence MVNVSVITRRELGAYFLSPIAYVVLTAFALGQGLLFAPVLTPAVHLASAAQWALSMPVVLMIVGIPLLTMRLLAEETHSGTVETLMTAPVTELEVVLGKFVGAVLFATIMMVPMALEVAYLRLLGPMDAGPLLSGFLGAFLMTSQFIAIGLLCSALTRVQIASAIVSFVLLLGLYFLGLLGGDSSSTVVQVLRYIAPPSHYSGFLKGIVDTRSLAYFVITTVTFLFLTVKALELRKWR is encoded by the coding sequence ATGGTGAACGTCTCCGTGATCACCAGGCGCGAGCTGGGCGCCTACTTCCTCTCCCCCATCGCCTACGTCGTGCTGACGGCCTTCGCGCTCGGGCAGGGGCTTCTGTTCGCGCCCGTGCTGACGCCGGCGGTCCACCTGGCCAGCGCGGCCCAGTGGGCCCTCTCGATGCCCGTGGTCCTGATGATCGTCGGCATCCCGCTTCTGACCATGCGGCTGCTGGCCGAAGAGACGCACAGCGGCACGGTCGAAACGCTGATGACGGCGCCCGTGACGGAGCTGGAGGTCGTGCTGGGCAAGTTCGTCGGCGCGGTGCTGTTCGCCACGATCATGATGGTGCCGATGGCGCTTGAGGTGGCCTACCTGCGGCTCCTGGGCCCCATGGATGCGGGGCCCCTGCTCTCGGGCTTCCTGGGCGCGTTTCTGATGACTTCGCAGTTCATCGCCATCGGCCTGCTCTGTTCGGCCCTGACCCGGGTTCAGATCGCCTCGGCCATCGTGAGCTTCGTCCTTCTCCTGGGCCTCTACTTCCTGGGCCTGCTCGGAGGCGACTCCTCGTCCACCGTCGTGCAGGTGTTGCGGTACATCGCCCCGCCCTCCCACTACTCCGGCTTCCTCAAGGGCATCGTGGACACCCGCAGCCTGGCCTACTTCGTCATCACGACCGTGACGTTCCTGTTCCTCACCGTCAAGGCGCTCGAACTGCGGAAGTGGAGGTGA